Proteins encoded together in one Aerosakkonema funiforme FACHB-1375 window:
- a CDS encoding ABC transporter permease gives MKDFFLFRYGSEILSHTGEHIFLVGISIAIATLLGIPLGILITRQPKLSPAILGLANIMQTIPSLALFGFLISIPPPIGGIGDTPAIVALTLYSLLPIIRNTYVGISNVDPAIREAGRGMGMTDRELLFQVEIPLAMGVILAGVRVATVIGIGIATIAAAIGAGGLGVFVFRGISVVNNQLILAGAVPAAVIAIVADLAIGWLENRLTPTGARKNEK, from the coding sequence ATGAAAGATTTTTTCTTATTTCGTTACGGTTCGGAAATTTTATCGCACACTGGCGAACACATATTTCTGGTGGGAATTTCGATTGCGATCGCGACACTCCTGGGCATTCCCCTTGGCATTCTCATTACCCGTCAACCAAAACTCAGCCCAGCGATTTTAGGTTTGGCCAACATCATGCAAACCATTCCCAGTCTGGCGCTATTTGGCTTTCTGATTTCCATCCCGCCACCCATAGGGGGAATTGGTGACACCCCAGCAATTGTCGCCCTGACTTTGTATTCCCTTTTGCCCATCATCCGCAATACTTACGTAGGGATTAGCAACGTCGATCCTGCAATTCGAGAAGCTGGACGCGGTATGGGAATGACCGATCGAGAACTACTATTTCAAGTAGAAATTCCCTTGGCAATGGGTGTGATTTTGGCGGGAGTGCGCGTCGCGACAGTGATCGGTATCGGTATCGCAACCATTGCTGCGGCGATCGGTGCTGGAGGTTTGGGTGTATTTGTGTTTCGAGGTATCTCGGTAGTCAACAATCAACTGATTCTGGCCGGTGCAGTTCCCGCCGCAGTCATAGCGATCGTCGCCGATTTGGCGATCGGTTGGTTGGAAAATCGCTTAACACCAACTGGCGCAAGGAAAAATGAAAAATGA